The DNA region TGTCCACGGGATGGATGGTGTAGTCCAGCCCGGCTTCCTCCAGGAACAGGGTGATCTTGTGCCCGTTGGGGGTCGGCCAATAGTGAAGGTCGATCATGGCGGTCCTTCCGGTTTGTCTGCGCCCCGAAAAGTGATGGAGAGCGCGGTTTCCGGCAACCCGCGCCGTGCGCGCATCAGCCCTCCGGAAGGGGCAGGCGAGGGGCGCAACGTCGCGGCCCGCGGAATGTTGAGAACGGTGAACCAACAACCAGAACGAGGACCGTCATGAACGAAGACCGGAATCCCGCCACCCAGCGCCAGCCCCGACAAAAGGACGACCGGATCGACGAGGCCCAGGATGGCACCGTCAAGCCGGACCAGGGCGGCGAGGCCGAACTGACGGAAAAGGAAGAGCAGAAGCGCGGCGGCGCCAACAAATCCACCCCGGGCCCGATCTACGACGTGTGAGGCCGGCCCGTCAGGAGACGAGCGCCAGGGTGGGGTCGGGCGGTATCGGCGTGGCGTCTTCCAGCGTCCGGGCCACCTCGTCCAGCGGGGCGGCGACCACCAGCGGTTCGGAGCGTCCGGCGAAGGTGATCTCGGTCCGCTCCCCTTCGGTGCCGCGCAGGTACAGAACGCCCGCGGCGTTGATCAGGACCGGTGCCCCGGCGCGGTCGGTGAATTCGATGAACTTCATGCAGGACTCCCACGGAGGTTGCATCACGCTTGGACTGTTTCAAACACGCAAAGTGGGCGGCGGGTTCGCTTCTCCCTATGGCACTGCCCGTTCGGTTCCGCGCCGGCTCGCTCATTGCGCGCAATCAGCCCCTTGATTGATGCACCGCATCGACAAACATGGGCGCTGCGGGCCACGTCGGCCCGCGCCGTCCGCCAACAAGGAACAGATGCCGTGAAGTTGCTCGTCGTCGAAGACGATCCGTTGATCGGGCCCGCCATCAAGGCCGTGATGGAGAATGCCGGATACACGGTCGTCGGCCCCCTGCGCGACGCCGCCAAGGCGACGCGGCTGGGGGTCCGGGAACAGCCGGATCTTGCCCTGGTGGACGTCTATCTGGCCGGGGGTGAGAACGGGCTGACGCTGGCCCGCAAACTGTGGGAGGAGCACAACATCCCCTCCCTGCTGATCACTGGTTTCGACCACCGCGGCGAGGAGGCGCGCGATTTCGCGGTCGGCCTGCTGCGCAAACCGGTGATGCCCGACGCGCTGGTCGACGCGGTCGGGGCTGTGGGTGAAATCCTGGCGGGGCTGCGCCCGTCCTCGATCCCGCCGGCGCTGGAGCTGTTCGGGCGGCCCGAGCGCCTGTCCGCCGCCGCGCCGCGGCCGGCGCCCCAGTCGTCGCCGCAACCCGTGCAGCAGCCCATGCGGCGGCAGGGCTGAGACCCTGAGGCCCCGCCCTGCCGTTTTTCCGATGCCCGTTTTCCGATGTTTCGAACAGTGACCTGACGCGGTGACCGTCAGCGGTCCGGAGAGCCTTCCGGACCGCCCGGCGCGGGCGCTTCCGCCGGCTGGGCGGAGTTCTGCGCGGGCGCCGCGACGGACTGTCCGTCCTGCGGCTTGGTGGTTTCGGAGCCGTTGCTGGGGTCCAGCTCGACCCACTGGCGATGATCGCTCATGACTTATCTCCCGTCCGTCTGTGGTCGCGTCCCGTCGTGCAGGAATGGTCCGGTGAGGCGCCTCTCGTTTCTCGGTTCGGGCGCCTGTCCTTTGGAATAACGCGTGGCGGAGGGATTCGATCAATCCCGACCGAAGAAATCGGGTATTTTGTGGGGCAGCCCTGTCAGATGCTCCCTTTTAAGGGCTCTCTTTCAGAAGCCGCCGCGGGCCAGGGCCGGCTCGCCCCGCCGCAACAGCCGCCGGGCCAGCGACAGCGGGGCGCGCAACAGGTGACGGGCGGCGGCGCGGGGGCCGAGCGGCTTCTCGATCGCGTAATATTTGCGGATCGTCTCCCGCACCTCCCAGACGCCGGTGAAGCCTCGGGGAATGACGAAGGCGTCGCCCTCCCCATGCTCCCGCGGTGCGCCGTCCCGGGGGGTGATGACCACCCGCCCGGCCAGCAGCACGCAGAACTCCTCGTACGGCCAGTCGGCCATGGCGATGGTGCCCGGCGTGCATTGCCAGACCCCGCAGGCGAACCGCTCCCCGCCGCCGTCGTAGAGGTTCAGGAACGTTTCCTGAGGGTCGCCGGACAGCACGGTCCCGAAGACGGCGGGCTTGCCGGGGTGTTCCCCGATCAGCCTCTGGTCGATGGGGACGAGCGTCCGGCGCGGCGGCGGGTTGCGGTCCATGGAACTCACCCCTCCCGCACCAGCAGGGCGACGGGGAAGTCGCGGAAGAGATCGGCGGCGGTCACCGCGTCGGCGGCCTCCAGCGTCCCGTCGGTCAGCGCGTTGCGCCAGCGCTGCCCGCGCGGCAGCGGGACGGAGGTGTCGCCCCAGTCCGGAGTCTCGCCCAGCGCGCCCACCAGCCGCGGGGCGGCGACCACGACGGTGTCGTCGCCCAACCGCCGGGCGAAAGCCACCACATGCTCCGCCCGCTCGCCCGTCGCCTCCAGCGGCAGGTACTCGCCCTTGGCGAAAAGGTCGGGCATGGCCGCCCGCAGGGCCAGGGCGCGCCGGGTCAGCGAGAGCTTCACCGCGCCGTCCTGCCAGCGCTCCAGCAGGCCGCCGATGGGTGCCCCCTCGACCTCGTCGAGCAGGCGGCGGCGGGCGTCGTAGTCCACCGGGCGCCGGTTGTCGGGATCGACGAGGCTGAAGTTCCACAGCTCGCAGCCCTGGTAGATGTCCGGCACGCCGGGGCTGGTCAGCTTCAGCAGGGTCTGGGTCAGCCCGTTGACCATGCCGATGCGGGCGAGGCGCTCCTGGAAGGGCAGGAAGGCGTCGAAGAAGGCGGTGCTGCGCGTCACGTCCAGCGCGTCGTGGACGAAGCTGGTCATGGCGCTCTCATAGGCTTCGTCGGGGGCCGCCCAGGTGCTGTGGACCTTGGCCTCGCGCATCGACTTGGTCATGGCGCCGGCGAGGCGTTCCGCGAACTCCGTCATCGCCTGCGGGTCGAGGCTGGCCGGGTCCGCGCCGGTCAGTTCCGCCGGCCAAGCGCCGACGAGGAGCTGGTAGAACAGATACTCGTCGTTGCGGTCGGGCGGGGCGGTGCCCTCCACGTCGCCGCGGCGGGCGCGGAGCAGGCGGCTCCAGGTCTGGATCTGCCGCTCCCACTCCTCCGGCATTTCCGACAGGGCGTAGAGGCGGGCGCGGGTGTCCTCGCCGCGCTTGGTGTCGTGGGTGGTGCTGCCCAGCATGGCGTGGGGCCAGCGCTCCGCCCGCTCGGCGTTGGCGTGGTGGAAGTTGGCGACGCTGACCCCGAAATGCTCGGGATGCCCACCGACCTCGTTCAGCGCGGCCAGCCGGTTGTAGCGGTAGAAGGCGGTGTCCTCCAGCCCCTTGGCCATCACCGGACCGCTGTATTGCTGGAAGCGCATGGCGAAGCGCAGCACCTGCTGGCGGCTGTAACCGCTGCGCGGCTGGGCCACCAGATCGGTGGTCAGCAGCCTTTGCAGGAAATCATAGGCGGAGCCGTCGGTGTTCGGGTCGGCCTTGCGCGCCTGGGTGATCGCCCAGTCGATGCTCCGCTGGTCCAGCTCGTTCACGCCGCGCCAGTCCACATAGGTGCGGTAGACGGGGAAGCGGGCGATGGTTTCCTTCAGCGCCTGGTGCAGGATGTTGGCGGTGAAGTCGGCGGTGCGCGGGTTGGCGCGGGCGATGCGCGAGGCCTGCCGGGCCAGCACATGCAGCTCGCTGGCCATCTCGCTGTCCATGATGCGGATCTTGCTCGTCCGCACCACCTCGTCGAAGCTCTCGCGCCGCCCGGTGAAGTCGGCGTAGAGACGGGTGAAGGCCTCCTCGCCCTTCGGGTCGACAAGCAGCCCGCCCATCAGATTGGCGAACTCGTAGCCGGTGGTGCCGTCGATGGGCCAGTCCTCGCGCAGCCGCTCGTGGCGGGCCAGGATCTTCTCGACCACCAGATAGAAGGGCCGCTCCGTCGCCTGGGCCAGCCGCTCGCAATAGCCCTTGGGGTCGTAGAGGCCGTCGATGTGGTCGATGCGCAGCCCGTCCAGCGTGCCGTCGTCGACCAGCTTGAAGGCCAGCCGGTGGGCGACGTCGAACAGCTCCCGCTCCTCCATGCGCAGGCCGGCGAGCTCGTTGATGTTGAAGAAGCGGCGATAGTTGATATCGTCCGCCGCCACCTTGAAATAGGCGGCGCGCCAGTTCTGGGCGGCGATCAGGTCGGTCAGGCGGCGCCAGCTCTCCGGCTCGCCCTCTTCGCCGCGGAAGCGCTTCAGCCGCCGCTCCACGGCCTCGGCCACGTCGGGCTTCTCGGAGACCAGCGCCGCCAGCTCGGCCTTGAGGGCGTTGGCGCGGCGGATCTGGTGCGGGCGCACCTGATCGAGATGGCGGAAGGCGTCGCCGATGCGTTCCAGGTCCGGCTGGTCGTCGCCCAGGATCGTGCCGTAATCGGCGGGCCGGATGGGCAGCTTGTGGGTGTCGTAGGCCCAGACGGCGAAGCCGCCCGTCTCCTTGTCGAAGCGCAGCTCCAACCCGCCGGATTCCAGAACGGCGCCGAATTGGTCGCCGAGCAGCGGCACCAGCACCTTGCCGTGCAGGTAGCGGCGGTCGGGTTCCCACTCGATGTCGAAGTAGCCGGCGTAG from Azospirillum brasilense includes:
- a CDS encoding response regulator — protein: MKLLVVEDDPLIGPAIKAVMENAGYTVVGPLRDAAKATRLGVREQPDLALVDVYLAGGENGLTLARKLWEEHNIPSLLITGFDHRGEEARDFAVGLLRKPVMPDALVDAVGAVGEILAGLRPSSIPPALELFGRPERLSAAAPRPAPQSSPQPVQQPMRRQG
- a CDS encoding cupin domain-containing protein; protein product: MDRNPPPRRTLVPIDQRLIGEHPGKPAVFGTVLSGDPQETFLNLYDGGGERFACGVWQCTPGTIAMADWPYEEFCVLLAGRVVITPRDGAPREHGEGDAFVIPRGFTGVWEVRETIRKYYAIEKPLGPRAAARHLLRAPLSLARRLLRRGEPALARGGF
- the treY gene encoding malto-oligosyltrehalose synthase; translation: MAADADKPIPLATYRVQLRAEFGFDRTAGIADYMARLGVSHLYASPYMKARPGSTHGYDIVDHNALNPELGSEESFHGMVEALKRNGLGQILDFVPNHMGVGGSDNGWWLDVLEWGPDSPYAGYFDIEWEPDRRYLHGKVLVPLLGDQFGAVLESGGLELRFDKETGGFAVWAYDTHKLPIRPADYGTILGDDQPDLERIGDAFRHLDQVRPHQIRRANALKAELAALVSEKPDVAEAVERRLKRFRGEEGEPESWRRLTDLIAAQNWRAAYFKVAADDINYRRFFNINELAGLRMEERELFDVAHRLAFKLVDDGTLDGLRIDHIDGLYDPKGYCERLAQATERPFYLVVEKILARHERLREDWPIDGTTGYEFANLMGGLLVDPKGEEAFTRLYADFTGRRESFDEVVRTSKIRIMDSEMASELHVLARQASRIARANPRTADFTANILHQALKETIARFPVYRTYVDWRGVNELDQRSIDWAITQARKADPNTDGSAYDFLQRLLTTDLVAQPRSGYSRQQVLRFAMRFQQYSGPVMAKGLEDTAFYRYNRLAALNEVGGHPEHFGVSVANFHHANAERAERWPHAMLGSTTHDTKRGEDTRARLYALSEMPEEWERQIQTWSRLLRARRGDVEGTAPPDRNDEYLFYQLLVGAWPAELTGADPASLDPQAMTEFAERLAGAMTKSMREAKVHSTWAAPDEAYESAMTSFVHDALDVTRSTAFFDAFLPFQERLARIGMVNGLTQTLLKLTSPGVPDIYQGCELWNFSLVDPDNRRPVDYDARRRLLDEVEGAPIGGLLERWQDGAVKLSLTRRALALRAAMPDLFAKGEYLPLEATGERAEHVVAFARRLGDDTVVVAAPRLVGALGETPDWGDTSVPLPRGQRWRNALTDGTLEAADAVTAADLFRDFPVALLVREG